A single genomic interval of Alligator mississippiensis isolate rAllMis1 chromosome 15, rAllMis1, whole genome shotgun sequence harbors:
- the CADM4 gene encoding cell adhesion molecule 4: MPAGLGLVLVLPALVLVLLRAAGPGLAQEVQAENVTVAEGGVAEINCRLHQYDGSIVVIQNPSRQTLFFNGTRALKDERFQLVEFTQRQVRIQLSDVRLEDEGGYFCQLYTEDTHHQIATLTVLVPPDNPIVEVKEQAVEGGEVELTCIVPRSRPPASLRWSRDRRELKGVSSQEQLGKVFAVRNAVRFHVERKDHGAIVTCEATNTALRGQRKQTQYQLDVQYSPVARIHPSQGIHREGDTLVLTCAVNGNPHPTKIQWSRANDSLPERARVESEVLTIPALSLLDNGTYACQAANKHGRASDQYVLVVYDPGAIVEAQTSVPYAIVGGILALLVFLVICVLIVMVWCSIRQKGSYLTHEASGLDEHGEAREAFLNGGDGHKRKEEFFI, from the exons ATGCCGGCGGGGCTCGGGCTCGTCCTCGTCCTCCCCGCACTCGTCCTCGTCCTGCTCCGCGCTGCGGGGCCAG GGCTGGCACAGGAGGTGCAAGCTGAGAACGTGACGGTGGCAGAAGGCGGCGTGGCCGAGATCAACTGCCGCCTGCACCAGTACGACGGCTCCATTGTGGTCATCCAGAACCCCTCGCGCCAGACCCTCTTCTTCAACGGCACTCGCG CACTGAAGGATGAGCGGTTCCAGCTGGTGGAGTTCACGCAGCGCCAGGTGCGGATCCAGCTCTCGGATGTGCGGCTGGAGGACGAGGGCGGCTACTTCTGCCAACTCTACACCGAGGACACCCACCACCAGATCGCCACCCTCACTGTGCTTG TGCCCCCCGACAACCCCATCGTGGAAGTGAAGGAGCAGGCAGTGGAGGGCGGCGAGGTGGAGCTGACCTGCATCGTGCCTCGGTCCCGCCCGCCCGCCTCTCTGCGCTGGTCCCGTGACCGGCGGGAGCTGAAAG GTgtgagcagccaggagcagctggggaaggTGTTTGCGGTGCGCAATGCGGTGCGGTTCCATGTAGAGCGCAAGGACCACGGCGCCATCGTCACCTGTGAGGCCACCAATACAGCGCTGCGCGGCCAGCGCAAGCAGACCCAGTACCAGCTTGATGTGCAGT ACTCCCCTGTGGCACGGatccacccctcgcagggcatcCACCGGGAGGGAGACACCTTGGTCTTGACTTGCGCTGTCAATGGCAACCCACA CCCCACGAAGATCCAGTGGAGCCGGGCCAACGACTCGCTGCCGGAGCGGGCTCGTGTCGAGAGCGAGGTGCTCACCATCCCAGCGCTCAGCCTGCTGGACAACGGCACCTACGCCTGCCAGGCCGCCAACAAGCACGGGCGTGCCTCCGACCAGTACGTCCTCGTCGTCTACG ACCCGGGAGCCATCGTGGAGGCGCAGACCTCCGTGCCCTACGCCATCGTGGGTGGGATCCTGGCCCTGCTAGTCTTCCTCGTCATCTGCGTTCTCATCGTCATGGTGTGGTGCTCCATCCGGCAGAAGG GCTCCTACTTGACGCATGAGGCGAGCGGGCTGGACGAGCATGGCGAGGCGCGCGAGGCCTTCCTCAATGGCGGCGATGGCCACAAGCGCAAGGAGGAGTTCTTCatctga
- the LOC106739543 gene encoding uncharacterized protein LOC106739543 isoform X2 encodes MMSSPSCGLYQLIGGAEAATLPGSQHIRKLPGSATMCGAFIFLLALRLAGASPGVPTVQLLDHEGPVLEGDNVTLECMAGPGADMSSFSFQKYSPWLQSWVQLDAGARLRCWFYAVAVSRPGGRLLLDIARLQRWHEGAYRCAPMPLNDTFVPEPGPSNASGEATFMLHVDYLRDVWVTWPDAWCGTVGDTVTVTEGEDLELECAAEASRPPKFDWTRDGEAWTLQAQALGLRGLQQDQAGTYRCHARLSGLTQSRAVTVLVEPPAGTQRLETAQTPGALALVLAVVLPVVLLVVLATVLAAWVQCRHPAKSPPPEVSGQRIPIFKGSLESVQGGAGDTHPLVR; translated from the exons ATGATGTCATCCCCATCATGTGGCTTATATCAGCTGAttgggggggcagaggctgcaaca cttcctggTTCTCAGCACATACGGAAGCTGCCAGGCAGTGCTACCATGTGCGGGGCCTTCATCTTCCTTCTGGCCCTCCGCCTAGCCGGGGCCAGCCCAG gggtgcccacagtgcagctgctggACCATGAGGGCCCTGTGCTGGAGGGCGACAACGTGACACTGGAGTGCATGGCCGGGCCCGGCGCTGACATGAGCAGCTTCAGCTTCCAGAAGTACAGCCCG tggctgcagagctgggtgcagCTGGACGCAGGGGCCAGGCTGCGTTGCTGGTTCTATGCTGTGGCCGTGTCACGCCCAGGCGGGCGCCTCCTGCTGGACATTGCCAGGCTCCAGCGCTGGCACGAGGGCGCCTACCGTTGTGCCCCTATGCCTCTCAATGACACTTTCGTCCCTGAGCCCGGCCCAAGCAACGCCTCTGGAGAAGCCACCTTCATGCTGCATGTGGACT ACTTGCGGGACGTGTGGGTGACGTGGCCGGACGCATGGTGTGGGACTGTGGGTGACACCGTGACCGTGACTGAGGGCGAGGACCTGGAGCTGGAGTGTGCTGCTGAGGCCTCGCGGCCCCCCAAGTTTGACTGGACCCGTGAT GGCGAGGCCTGGACACTGCAGGCACAGGCACTGGGGTTGCGTGGGCTGCAGCAGGACCAGGCTGGTACCTACCGATGCCATGCGCGGCTGTCGGGCCTAACACAGAGCCGTGCCGTGACTGTGCTGGTGGAGCCACCCGCCGGCACCCAGCGCCTTG AGACAGCACAGACCCCTGGTGCGCTGGCGCTGGTCCTGGCCGTGGTGCTGCCTGTGGTGCTCCTGGTTGTGCTGGCCACAGTGCTGGCTGCCTGGGTGCAGTGCCGCCACCCTGCCAAGAGCCCCCCGCC ggaGGTGTCTGGCCAGCGCATCCCCATCTTCAAGGGCAGCCTGGAGTCCGTGCAGGGGGGTGCTGGGGACACGCACCCTCTGGTCCGCTGA
- the LOC106739543 gene encoding uncharacterized protein LOC106739543 isoform X1 produces the protein MMSSPSCGLYQLIGGAEAATLPGSQHIRKLPGSATMCGAFIFLLALRLAGASPGVPTVQLLDHEGPVLEGDNVTLECMAGPGADMSSFSFQKYSPWLQSWVQLDAGARLRCWFYAVAVSRPGGRLLLDIARLQRWHEGAYRCAPMPLNDTFVPEPGPSNASGEATFMLHVDYLRDVWVTWPDAWCGTVGDTVTVTEGEDLELECAAEASRPPKFDWTRDGEAWTLQAQALGLRGLQQDQAGTYRCHARLSGLTQSRAVTVLVEPPAGTQRLAETAQTPGALALVLAVVLPVVLLVVLATVLAAWVQCRHPAKSPPPEVSGQRIPIFKGSLESVQGGAGDTHPLVR, from the exons ATGATGTCATCCCCATCATGTGGCTTATATCAGCTGAttgggggggcagaggctgcaaca cttcctggTTCTCAGCACATACGGAAGCTGCCAGGCAGTGCTACCATGTGCGGGGCCTTCATCTTCCTTCTGGCCCTCCGCCTAGCCGGGGCCAGCCCAG gggtgcccacagtgcagctgctggACCATGAGGGCCCTGTGCTGGAGGGCGACAACGTGACACTGGAGTGCATGGCCGGGCCCGGCGCTGACATGAGCAGCTTCAGCTTCCAGAAGTACAGCCCG tggctgcagagctgggtgcagCTGGACGCAGGGGCCAGGCTGCGTTGCTGGTTCTATGCTGTGGCCGTGTCACGCCCAGGCGGGCGCCTCCTGCTGGACATTGCCAGGCTCCAGCGCTGGCACGAGGGCGCCTACCGTTGTGCCCCTATGCCTCTCAATGACACTTTCGTCCCTGAGCCCGGCCCAAGCAACGCCTCTGGAGAAGCCACCTTCATGCTGCATGTGGACT ACTTGCGGGACGTGTGGGTGACGTGGCCGGACGCATGGTGTGGGACTGTGGGTGACACCGTGACCGTGACTGAGGGCGAGGACCTGGAGCTGGAGTGTGCTGCTGAGGCCTCGCGGCCCCCCAAGTTTGACTGGACCCGTGAT GGCGAGGCCTGGACACTGCAGGCACAGGCACTGGGGTTGCGTGGGCTGCAGCAGGACCAGGCTGGTACCTACCGATGCCATGCGCGGCTGTCGGGCCTAACACAGAGCCGTGCCGTGACTGTGCTGGTGGAGCCACCCGCCGGCACCCAGCGCCTTG CAGAGACAGCACAGACCCCTGGTGCGCTGGCGCTGGTCCTGGCCGTGGTGCTGCCTGTGGTGCTCCTGGTTGTGCTGGCCACAGTGCTGGCTGCCTGGGTGCAGTGCCGCCACCCTGCCAAGAGCCCCCCGCC ggaGGTGTCTGGCCAGCGCATCCCCATCTTCAAGGGCAGCCTGGAGTCCGTGCAGGGGGGTGCTGGGGACACGCACCCTCTGGTCCGCTGA
- the LOC106739543 gene encoding cell surface glycoprotein MUC18 isoform X3 — protein sequence MWLISADWGGRGCNRVPTVQLLDHEGPVLEGDNVTLECMAGPGADMSSFSFQKYSPWLQSWVQLDAGARLRCWFYAVAVSRPGGRLLLDIARLQRWHEGAYRCAPMPLNDTFVPEPGPSNASGEATFMLHVDYLRDVWVTWPDAWCGTVGDTVTVTEGEDLELECAAEASRPPKFDWTRDGEAWTLQAQALGLRGLQQDQAGTYRCHARLSGLTQSRAVTVLVEPPAGTQRLAETAQTPGALALVLAVVLPVVLLVVLATVLAAWVQCRHPAKSPPPEVSGQRIPIFKGSLESVQGGAGDTHPLVR from the exons ATGTGGCTTATATCAGCTGAttgggggggcagaggctgcaaca gggtgcccacagtgcagctgctggACCATGAGGGCCCTGTGCTGGAGGGCGACAACGTGACACTGGAGTGCATGGCCGGGCCCGGCGCTGACATGAGCAGCTTCAGCTTCCAGAAGTACAGCCCG tggctgcagagctgggtgcagCTGGACGCAGGGGCCAGGCTGCGTTGCTGGTTCTATGCTGTGGCCGTGTCACGCCCAGGCGGGCGCCTCCTGCTGGACATTGCCAGGCTCCAGCGCTGGCACGAGGGCGCCTACCGTTGTGCCCCTATGCCTCTCAATGACACTTTCGTCCCTGAGCCCGGCCCAAGCAACGCCTCTGGAGAAGCCACCTTCATGCTGCATGTGGACT ACTTGCGGGACGTGTGGGTGACGTGGCCGGACGCATGGTGTGGGACTGTGGGTGACACCGTGACCGTGACTGAGGGCGAGGACCTGGAGCTGGAGTGTGCTGCTGAGGCCTCGCGGCCCCCCAAGTTTGACTGGACCCGTGAT GGCGAGGCCTGGACACTGCAGGCACAGGCACTGGGGTTGCGTGGGCTGCAGCAGGACCAGGCTGGTACCTACCGATGCCATGCGCGGCTGTCGGGCCTAACACAGAGCCGTGCCGTGACTGTGCTGGTGGAGCCACCCGCCGGCACCCAGCGCCTTG CAGAGACAGCACAGACCCCTGGTGCGCTGGCGCTGGTCCTGGCCGTGGTGCTGCCTGTGGTGCTCCTGGTTGTGCTGGCCACAGTGCTGGCTGCCTGGGTGCAGTGCCGCCACCCTGCCAAGAGCCCCCCGCC ggaGGTGTCTGGCCAGCGCATCCCCATCTTCAAGGGCAGCCTGGAGTCCGTGCAGGGGGGTGCTGGGGACACGCACCCTCTGGTCCGCTGA